The Lytechinus pictus isolate F3 Inbred chromosome 17, Lp3.0, whole genome shotgun sequence genome contains a region encoding:
- the LOC129280111 gene encoding mucin-22-like: protein MEVFDVGEDTDSSRFDTEIVFGLFPNGQNSTDLGEFGSITQTTAAKPGTDITLSRPFSGAFLDVTVDAIPDEKIVTFTPATTVTRTTGFNEGTLRIISVDPIKTLVYGYNSANLTFGAMGTIPLEYLGQEYFVVVRANPGLGQVVISSLGQPTLVKISPNAVFEFNEILYDGTENLVIEIPAWGQMTVTTSSNDFTGSRILANQSVSVVSGAACAYTPDAIDGTCDYAIEQLLPYDRWGTVFNVPPFNGASASGYFVQVTAARDNTTVIVNGSQVDLNQRQTFDLDVADDTMLRITSNQPVQVMKFMKGTISMVLVPPEEQYTNQVTHVRMNPIQSHSFSHHFTIVTTCSSSSGLSVVYKNAGASETTVSLGSFSLLNYSGICAFSGTGQEGLTYKIAHSEPQSAFYVEAYGTSLSGSFAFVGNQLYKRLRCIDYRNDFLFGTTPSVTTQRSKTTTSMSQLNTSETTKGLLATTTESTSLDGTFANSSFESTLSDPAIDVTSTMGTVISETTKPAHSPTPIFNTTSTTGTTVTAVASIDLSNSTIVSAAKATNGTTSVDSNSATSRIITTGTSNITAYTNSTSSTVSAAATLNTLDITSSSDPNANSYSPVTDSSNTAYPNSTSSAVVTHFSASSADSNASVSAIATNANITASSVYTVNTSEVAITNTSLAGHRAPATTDSALHDATNTLVSTTVAVASSADAFSTTATTASQATSSVGLGESMSTNTHSSTIINQPIPLIIELQETTARLSPGEVTTASDATTEYIMTSTVQPTTSPSSRAATFSSSSSITADLQSEFVNVDSSFTSSPAEQTSDPTTACATSTIPREVSTFVNSSSITSTSKNLTSTRTSTSAMKMCFYLAQLKLEMKRSVSSPLCAAAAMQSSSSPSAPSFIASLLQSSWVYGHSAEIEGHAHITIYSVGDALTQVEGKRSKYYRSVASCQTCNSLS from the exons ATGGAGGTCTTTGATG TCGGTGAGGATACTGACTCATCGCGATTTGACACAGAGATTGTCTTTGGACTGTTCCCAAACGGTCAGAATTCCACAGATCTAGGGGAGTTCGGTAGCATCACCCAAACGACAGCAGCCAAACCAGGAACGGATATAACCCTTTCCCGTCCTTTCAGCGGGGCATTCCTGGACGTGACGGTTGACGCCATACCCGATGAAAAGATCGTCACCTTCACACCAGCAACGACTGTCACAAGAACTACGGGTTTCAATGAAGGCACGTTGCGGATCATATCGGTTGACCCGATAAAAACCCTCGTTTATGGGTATAATAGCGCT AACCTCACGTTCGGAGCAATGGGCACCATCCCGCTCGAATACCTCGGTCAAGAATACTTTGTGGTTGTCCGAGCAAACCCTGGTCTTGGCCAGGTAGTCATCTCATCTTTGGGGCAACCTACTCTGGTCAAGATTTCCCCTAACGCGGTATTTGAATTCAACGAGATCCTCTATGACGGAACTGAAAATCTTGTAATCGAGATTCCCGCCTGGGGTCAGATGACTGTCACGACTTCCTCAAATGATTTCACGGGATCGAGGATCTTAGCCAACCAATCCGTATCCGTGGTGAGCGGAGCAGCATGTGCCTACACTCCCGATGCCATAGATGGGACATGTGACTACGCCATAGAGCAGCTGCTACCCTACGATCGATGGGGCACTGTCTTCAATGTGCCACCGTTTAACGGAGCCTCGGCTTCTGGCTACTTTGTCCAAGTGACAGCAGCTCGGGACAATACCACTGTAATCGTAAATGGATCTCAAGTAGATCTTAACCAAAGACAGACATTCGATTTGGACGTCGCAGATGATACCATGCTAAGAATCACCAGTAATCAACCCGTGCAGGTCATGAAGTTCATGAAGGGTACCATATCGATGGTCCTAGTACCTCCAGAAGAGCAATACACTAACCAAGTAACTCATGTCCGCATGAACCCTATACAGAGCCATTCTTTCTCTCACCACTTCACAATCGTCACGACTTGTTCTAGCAGCTCTGGTCTAAGCGTCGTCTATAAGAATGCTGGAGCATCAGAAACAACAGTGTCTTTGGGATCCTTCTCCTTGTTGAATTACAGTGGTATATGTGCCTTCAGTGGTACCGGACAGGAAGGTCTTACATACAAAATTGCACATTCAGAACCGCAATCTGCGTTCTACGTTGAGGCTTACGGGACGTCCCTCTCTGGCAGCTTCGCTTTTGTGGGAAATCAACTATACAAGCGGTTGAGATGCATCGACTACCGTAACGACTTCCTGTTCG GAACCACCCCAAGTGTAACCACCCAACGATCGAAGACTACAACTTCCATGTCGCAACTCAACACGTCGGAGACAACGAAAGGCCTATTGGCTACTACAACGGAATCTACATCCCTGGATGGTACGTTTGCAAACTCCTCTTTTGAAAGTACTTTAAGTGACCCGGCAATTGATGTGACATCTACAATGGGCACTGTTATATCAGAGACAACCAAACCTGCCCATAGCCCTACTCCAATTTTTAATACGACCTCTACCACTGGTACTACTGTAACCGCTGTTGCTTCTATCGATCTTTCTAATTCAACTATCGTTTCGGCTGCTAAGGCTACTAATGGAACTACTTCTGTAGATAGTAATTCTGCTACTTCCCGTATCATTACTACCGGTACTTCCAATATTACTGCTTATACAAATTCTACTAGTTCTACAGTCTCTGCAGCTGCTACTCTTAATACCCTGGATATTACTTCTTCTTCTGATCCTAATGCTAATTCTTACTCTCCTGTTACTGATTCTAGTAATACTGCTTATCCCAATTCGACTTCTTCTGCTGTCGTTACTCATTTTTCTGCTTCATCTGCTGATTCTAACGCAAGTGTTTCTGCTATTGCTACCAACGCCAATATTACTGCTTCTTCTGTCTATACTGTTAATACCTCTGAGGTTGCTATCACAAATACTTCCTTGGCTGGACATCGTGCTCCAGCTACGACTGATTCTGCCCTACATGATGCTACAAACACACTTGTTAGCACCACCGTTGCTGTTGCTTCATCTGCTGATGCATTCTCAACTACCGCCACCACTGCCTCTCAGGCTACGAGTTCTGTAGGCCTAGGGGAATCGATGTCCACAAATACCCATTCCTCGACAATCATAAACCAACCTATACCACTAATCATAGAGCTCCAGGAAACCACCGCACGCTTATCACCAGGTGAGGTAACAACTGCATCAGATGCTACGACTGAATACATTATGACATCGACAGTTCAACCTACAACTTCACCATCGTCCAGAGCAGCAACATTTTCATCGTCATCTAGCATCACTGCTGATCTTCAATCTGAATTCGTGAACGTTGATTCCAGTTTCACCTCTAGTCCTGCGGAGCAAACGTCGGACCCGACAACAGCGTGCGCGACTTCGACGATTCCCAGGGAAGTGTCTACCTTTGTCAATTCATCTTCGATTACTAGTACCTCAAAGAATTTGACGTCGACGCGGACTTCGACGAGTGCGATGAAGATGTGTTTCTACCTGGCCCAATTAAAGCTGGAAATGAAGCGTTCAGTATCTTCCCCACTGTGCGCTGCCGCTGCAATGCAATCATCGTCGTCGCCGTCGGCACCATCGTTTATAGcatcattattacaatcatCGTGGGTATATGGACATTCTGCAGAAATTGAAG GCCACGCTCACATTACGATCTACTCTGTCGGAGATGCTCTGACGCAGGTCGAAGGGAAAAGGTCCAAGTACTACCGCTCAGTCGCCTCGTGTCAGACTTGTAATTCACTCAGTTGA